The Emcibacteraceae bacterium genome contains a region encoding:
- a CDS encoding YqgE/AlgH family protein codes for MAKKGFLNGQLLLSMPGMTDPRFESTVIYICTHTEEGAMGLVINKYCENIDFPDLLKQLNIDCVTKNRPETPLKNIPLHEGGPVESGRGFILHSADYVQESTLIISETIALTATIDILTAIACGEGPKDYLIALGFSGWGRGQLENEILRNSWLSIEADDELVFRTKLDLKLPRAMAKLGVDMSMLSTEYGNA; via the coding sequence TTGGCAAAAAAAGGATTTTTAAACGGGCAGTTATTGCTATCAATGCCCGGCATGACCGACCCTAGATTTGAAAGCACAGTCATTTATATCTGCACCCATACCGAAGAAGGCGCAATGGGGTTGGTAATCAACAAATACTGCGAAAATATTGATTTTCCTGACCTGTTAAAACAGCTGAACATTGACTGTGTGACAAAGAACAGGCCGGAGACGCCCTTAAAAAACATACCACTCCATGAAGGGGGTCCGGTGGAATCGGGACGCGGCTTTATTTTGCACAGTGCTGATTATGTGCAGGAATCCACACTTATCATTTCAGAAACAATTGCCCTTACCGCAACGATCGATATTTTAACGGCCATAGCCTGCGGAGAAGGTCCGAAGGATTATTTAATTGCCCTCGGCTTTTCAGGATGGGGGCGTGGTCAACTGGAAAATGAGATACTCAGAAACAGCTGGCTTTCTATTGAAGCAGACGATGAACTGGTCTTCAGAACCAAGCTGGACCTCAAATTACCAAGGGCAATGGCAAAGCTTGGCGTTGATATGTCTATGCTATCGACGGAATATGGTAACGCCTAA